TCACGCAGACGCCCACGCCCGCCAGCAGGCTGCCGGCCAGCCAGCCGGGCTTGCTGAACCTGCGGCGGCCGCCGGCCAGGTACAGCGCAATGCCCGAGATCAGGATGGCTGCCACCAGAGACACCACGGTGAGCGGCACGTTGTACGAAATTCCCACCGGCAGGCGGTAGGCCAGCATGCCGATGAAATGCATCGACCAGATGCCGATGCCCCCGAGCGCCACGGCAGCGCATGCCACCACCGCGAGGTTCGGTTTGCCGTCCCCGCCGACCATGCGCCCCGCACAGATCAGCGCCACCAGGGAACCTGCGAACGAGATGAGAAACGAGAGCGCCACCAGCCCGAGCGAATACTCGGGCGACAGCAGCTGGCCTACGACGAGGGGATTCATTGTCTTGTTCTCCTTGAGACGCGCCGCCGATGGCCTGGCTGGCCGAAGGTGTAACGGACGCCCTCGCGCAGCTTGTAATAATTGTTTTTAAAGGTAAATCACTGGTTCATGCCTTGCCATCGTTCAGTTTTTTGGGCTGATTTTGTAGATCGCGTTGTTCCGGTCGGCCGACATGTAGATGGTTCCATCGCTGCCCACCGCGACCCCCGTGACCACGTAGGGCGGCGGCAGGCCCGGGCCGGGGGCCAGGCCGATCGGCAGGTTTTCGGCCACCGTGCGGCGTGACCCATCGGGAGCGATCTCCACCAGACGGCGCGCCGCGCTCTCGGCCACGATGAAGCTGCCCCACGGCGTCTGCGCCACGCCTTCGGGCAAGGCCAGGCCCTCTGCAACGGCGCGCAGCGGG
The Variovorax sp. OAS795 genome window above contains:
- a CDS encoding MHYT domain-containing protein codes for the protein MNPLVVGQLLSPEYSLGLVALSFLISFAGSLVALICAGRMVGGDGKPNLAVVACAAVALGGIGIWSMHFIGMLAYRLPVGISYNVPLTVVSLVAAILISGIALYLAGGRRRFSKPGWLAGSLLAGVGVCVMHYMGMFAMNMRASMTFDPAIVALSVGIAITAAGAALWLAFNLRRLSHQIAAAAVMGVAVCTMHYVGMTAASMICTAAAPTDALAIGGSYMGLSVFGTAGAVLIFIYWVITGSSLDAPVAQRRARTS